A region from the Serinibacter arcticus genome encodes:
- a CDS encoding G5 domain-containing protein — translation MSSRRAVKAVAGTGVLAVLALATGGVVAHGLAEQQATAAADAAATTVTADVPLLNPALDAEDLVHVSPASRSTAREALLASEGVTFSVVVDGGTRELTTAAATLGDALAEAGIALGWEDEVSADLTAAPEAGAQVTIARTATTYVTEQSLTPHPVEQRETDELAVGETRVVQEGVDGDATVTSEVRLVDGVEVARTTVLTAQATASVPEIVEVGTRELPTSTKLYTLRQFMSAGVVNWGGYRFTYYSQSVLPGGGLAIPGRHINADGYVADADGYIVLANSSAKGTIIDTPFGYQGKVYDRGTVGNHYDVYTQ, via the coding sequence ATGAGCTCTCGCCGCGCCGTCAAGGCCGTCGCCGGCACGGGAGTCCTCGCGGTCCTCGCGCTCGCGACCGGGGGCGTCGTCGCCCACGGTCTCGCCGAGCAGCAGGCCACCGCCGCCGCCGACGCGGCCGCCACCACCGTGACCGCGGACGTCCCGCTCCTCAACCCCGCCCTCGACGCCGAGGACCTCGTCCACGTCTCCCCCGCCTCCCGCAGCACCGCGCGCGAGGCCCTGCTCGCGAGCGAGGGCGTGACGTTCTCCGTCGTCGTCGACGGCGGGACGCGCGAGCTCACGACGGCGGCCGCCACCCTGGGTGATGCCCTCGCCGAGGCCGGGATCGCGCTGGGCTGGGAGGACGAGGTGTCGGCCGACCTGACCGCCGCCCCCGAGGCCGGCGCCCAGGTCACGATCGCGCGCACCGCGACCACCTACGTCACCGAGCAGTCCCTCACCCCGCACCCGGTCGAGCAGCGCGAGACCGACGAGCTCGCCGTCGGCGAGACGCGCGTGGTGCAGGAGGGGGTCGACGGCGACGCCACCGTGACGAGCGAGGTGCGCCTCGTGGACGGGGTGGAGGTCGCGCGCACGACGGTGCTCACCGCGCAGGCGACGGCGTCCGTCCCCGAGATCGTCGAGGTCGGCACGCGCGAGCTGCCCACCTCCACCAAGCTCTACACGCTGCGCCAGTTCATGAGCGCCGGCGTCGTGAACTGGGGCGGCTACCGCTTCACGTACTACAGCCAGAGCGTCCTGCCCGGCGGCGGCCTCGCGATCCCCGGCCGCCACATCAACGCCGACGGCTACGTGGCCGACGCCGACGGGTACATCGTGCTCGCGAACAGCTCGGCCAAGGGGACGATCATCGACACCCCGTTCGGCTACCAGGGCAAGGTCTACGACCGCGGCACGGTCGGCAACCACTACGACGTCTACACGCAGTAG
- a CDS encoding GAF and ANTAR domain-containing protein has translation MSRPEDLTSDPMAQLAASLDGLLTLEETVAAVAQTALELIPGCYSASITVRRASGRLESCAATSDVARNADDLQHPFSEGPCYVLPLEQGIVESGDVARDERWTSWGPKVHEAEGVSSVLSVRLLSARGVQGALNLYAREVDAFGRDAVELAATLGIHAAVAVRAALLAQDLAEAVPSSRLVGQAQGLLMERFSMDPDTAFAVLRRLSQTSNVKVVEIARRMVDERAVRDATVRDAVAQAESEVREG, from the coding sequence ATGTCCCGGCCCGAAGACCTCACCTCCGACCCGATGGCCCAGCTCGCGGCCTCGTTGGACGGGCTCCTCACGCTCGAGGAGACCGTCGCGGCCGTCGCGCAGACGGCCCTCGAGCTGATCCCCGGCTGCTACTCGGCCAGCATCACCGTGCGCCGCGCGTCCGGTCGGCTGGAGTCCTGCGCCGCGACGTCCGACGTCGCCAGGAACGCCGACGACCTCCAGCACCCGTTCTCCGAGGGGCCCTGCTACGTGCTGCCGCTGGAGCAGGGCATCGTCGAGTCGGGCGACGTCGCCCGCGACGAGCGCTGGACCTCCTGGGGGCCCAAGGTCCACGAGGCCGAGGGGGTCTCCTCCGTCCTCAGCGTCCGGCTGCTCAGCGCCCGCGGGGTCCAGGGCGCGCTCAACCTCTACGCCCGTGAGGTCGACGCCTTCGGACGCGACGCCGTCGAGCTCGCCGCGACCCTGGGCATCCACGCCGCCGTCGCCGTGCGCGCCGCGCTGCTCGCCCAGGACCTCGCCGAGGCGGTCCCGAGCTCGCGGCTCGTCGGCCAGGCCCAGGGCCTGCTGATGGAGCGGTTCTCGATGGATCCCGACACGGCGTTCGCGGTGCTGCGGCGGCTGTCCCAGACGAGCAACGTCAAGGTCGTCGAGATCGCGCGACGGATGGTCGACGAGCGGGCGGTCCGCGACGCGACGGTGCGCGACGCCGTCGCGCAGGCCGAGTCCGAGGTGCGCGAGGGCTGA
- a CDS encoding VIT1/CCC1 transporter family protein has product MTTTSPALHGLTRVVTGTPDGQGSATTPALASAPTAAHLNWLRAGVLGANDGIVSVAAIVVGVAGATSSLPVVVMAGLAALVGGALSMALGEYVSVSSARDSQLASGAPVDDDEIANPWHAALASALAFVAGALLPFLTVVAVPGAARVPATVAATLLALALTGGLGARLGQAPVRRAVVRVVLGGGLALGLTFAVGTLFGTAIA; this is encoded by the coding sequence ATGACCACGACGTCCCCTGCACTCCACGGCCTCACCCGGGTCGTCACCGGCACCCCCGACGGCCAGGGTTCCGCGACCACGCCCGCGCTCGCCTCCGCCCCCACCGCCGCTCACCTCAACTGGCTGCGCGCGGGCGTCCTCGGCGCGAACGACGGCATCGTCTCCGTCGCCGCGATCGTCGTCGGGGTGGCGGGCGCGACGTCGTCGCTCCCGGTCGTCGTGATGGCCGGCCTCGCCGCGCTCGTGGGCGGGGCGCTCTCGATGGCGCTCGGCGAGTACGTCTCGGTCTCCTCCGCGCGCGACTCGCAGCTCGCGAGCGGCGCCCCGGTGGACGACGACGAGATCGCCAACCCCTGGCACGCCGCGCTGGCCTCGGCGCTGGCGTTCGTCGCCGGCGCGCTGCTGCCGTTCCTCACCGTCGTCGCGGTGCCGGGCGCCGCGCGCGTGCCGGCCACCGTCGCCGCCACCCTGCTCGCGCTCGCGCTCACCGGCGGCCTCGGCGCGCGGCTGGGCCAGGCCCCGGTGCGCCGCGCCGTCGTGCGCGTGGTGCTGGGAGGCGGGCTCGCCCTGGGACTGACCTTCGCCGTCGGGACGCTGTTCGGAACCGCGATCGCCTGA
- a CDS encoding DUF418 domain-containing protein encodes MLLLIAAANAPWYLWASQTRDLSQHPVDASSLDRVVQTVMLVAVDARSYPMFAMLFGYGIWQLYSRQAAAGVERTEARGLLRRRHWWMLAIGAVHAALLWAGDVVGAYGLAGLVLVALFIDRADRVLRVWVIVLTSLIAVAGVFSLIGAFAVQASGVDAGATAAGFDIDAGAGEASYPASVLVRSTMWLIATPAQAFLSVTIPIAILGGILAARHRLLEDPARHRRLLRRLAVVGIGVGWLGGAVVAAQNLGLLGLSPELDWGFIYLQSTTGLFCGVGYVALFGLIAARLSGSTAEPRPVGRVTWALAAVGKRSLTSYLAQSVVMAPLLAAWGLGLGADLGSSTVLLVAVGTWLLTVALACWLEATGRRGPAEWALRRLAYRR; translated from the coding sequence ATGCTCCTGCTCATCGCCGCCGCCAACGCGCCCTGGTACCTGTGGGCGTCGCAGACGCGGGACCTCTCCCAGCACCCGGTCGACGCCTCGAGCCTCGACCGGGTGGTGCAGACCGTCATGCTCGTCGCCGTCGACGCGCGCTCGTACCCGATGTTCGCGATGCTCTTCGGCTACGGCATCTGGCAGCTCTACAGCCGCCAGGCCGCCGCCGGCGTGGAGCGCACGGAGGCGCGGGGCCTGCTGCGCCGTCGCCACTGGTGGATGCTCGCGATCGGCGCGGTGCACGCCGCGCTGCTGTGGGCCGGCGACGTCGTGGGCGCCTACGGGCTCGCCGGGCTCGTGCTCGTGGCGCTGTTCATCGACCGGGCCGACCGGGTGCTGCGCGTGTGGGTGATCGTGCTGACCAGCCTCATCGCCGTCGCGGGCGTCTTCTCGCTCATCGGGGCGTTCGCGGTGCAGGCCAGCGGGGTCGACGCGGGCGCGACCGCGGCCGGCTTCGACATCGACGCCGGGGCGGGGGAGGCGAGCTACCCGGCGTCGGTCCTCGTCCGCTCGACCATGTGGCTCATCGCGACGCCGGCGCAGGCGTTCCTCTCGGTGACGATCCCGATCGCGATCCTCGGCGGCATCCTCGCGGCGCGGCACCGCCTGCTGGAGGACCCCGCGCGGCACCGCCGGCTGCTGCGGCGGCTCGCCGTCGTCGGGATCGGGGTCGGCTGGCTGGGCGGCGCCGTCGTCGCGGCCCAGAACCTCGGCCTGCTGGGCCTGTCGCCCGAGCTCGACTGGGGCTTCATCTACCTGCAGTCCACCACCGGCCTGTTCTGCGGCGTCGGGTACGTCGCCCTCTTCGGGCTGATCGCCGCCCGGCTCAGCGGCTCGACGGCGGAGCCCCGTCCCGTCGGGCGCGTCACCTGGGCGCTCGCGGCCGTGGGCAAGCGGTCGCTGACGAGCTATCTCGCGCAGTCCGTGGTGATGGCGCCGCTGCTCGCCGCGTGGGGCCTGGGCCTCGGCGCGGATCTGGGCTCGTCGACGGTGCTGCTGGTCGCCGTCGGGACCTGGCTGCTCACCGTGGCACTGGCCTGCTGGCTCGAGGCGACGGGACGGCGCGGGCCGGCGGAGTGGGCGCTGCGACGGCTGGCCTACCGGCGGTAA
- a CDS encoding MFS transporter, with amino-acid sequence MTSLLPRLDRAARRNPWVVWVTGCVVYLLAVLHRSSLGVAGPDAVARLDISSAQLGTFVMVQLAVYAAMQVPAGLAIDRIGPRRVLLLATLIMGTAQVAFAFAGSYPLALAARALLGLGDSAVYLSCLRLAAEWFPRSRYAVLTMFSGLFGMAGNLAATVPLVWALGEFGWTRTFLVTGATSLIYAVLLLRPAVTAPFRSTRAHLAEVADREAEAPTPRGWAGVLGDVRASWRGTELGRGTQVGFWTHQATMAGGTVIAMVWGFPYLTEGLGWSGDRAAAQLSLLVLGTLGFNLVIGPLAGRRPGWRMPLAIGASLAGMLALGMLAWWPGGPPAVAVTVAFLMLAVGGPASQVGFHLARDYNPRERISTATGLVNMGGFAGAMVGVVVFGIVLDQLSRHGTPVLADYRWALLSLVAISLFSTSMMLISLVRLRRLALGRIAAGEEVALSVVAHWWDGATYTRPRR; translated from the coding sequence GTGACGTCCCTCCTGCCCCGCCTCGACCGAGCGGCTCGCCGCAACCCGTGGGTCGTCTGGGTGACCGGGTGCGTGGTCTACCTCCTCGCCGTCCTGCACCGCTCCTCGCTCGGCGTGGCCGGGCCTGACGCCGTCGCCCGCCTCGACATCTCCTCCGCCCAGCTCGGCACGTTCGTGATGGTGCAGCTGGCCGTCTACGCAGCGATGCAGGTGCCCGCCGGCCTCGCGATCGACCGCATCGGCCCGCGCCGGGTGCTGCTGCTGGCCACGCTGATCATGGGAACGGCGCAGGTCGCCTTCGCGTTCGCGGGCTCCTACCCGCTCGCCCTCGCCGCCCGCGCGCTGCTCGGGCTGGGCGACTCCGCCGTCTACCTCTCGTGCCTGCGGCTGGCCGCGGAGTGGTTCCCGCGCAGCCGCTACGCGGTCCTGACGATGTTCTCGGGCCTGTTCGGCATGGCGGGCAACCTCGCCGCGACCGTGCCGCTGGTGTGGGCGCTCGGGGAGTTCGGGTGGACGCGCACGTTCCTCGTGACCGGTGCGACGTCCCTGATCTACGCCGTCCTGCTGCTGCGCCCCGCCGTCACCGCCCCGTTCCGCAGCACCCGCGCGCACCTGGCCGAGGTCGCCGACCGCGAGGCCGAGGCGCCGACGCCGCGCGGCTGGGCCGGCGTGCTGGGCGACGTCCGCGCGTCGTGGCGCGGCACCGAGCTCGGCCGGGGCACGCAGGTGGGCTTCTGGACGCACCAGGCGACGATGGCGGGCGGCACGGTGATCGCGATGGTGTGGGGCTTCCCGTACCTGACGGAGGGGCTGGGTTGGAGCGGTGACCGCGCCGCCGCCCAGCTGTCCCTGCTCGTGCTGGGCACGTTGGGGTTCAACCTCGTCATCGGCCCGCTCGCCGGACGCCGCCCCGGCTGGCGGATGCCGCTGGCGATCGGCGCGTCCCTGGCCGGCATGCTGGCGCTGGGCATGCTCGCGTGGTGGCCGGGCGGGCCGCCCGCCGTCGCCGTCACCGTCGCGTTCCTGATGCTGGCGGTCGGCGGGCCCGCGTCCCAGGTCGGCTTCCACCTCGCCCGCGACTACAACCCCCGCGAGCGGATCTCGACGGCGACCGGCCTCGTCAACATGGGCGGTTTCGCCGGGGCGATGGTCGGGGTGGTGGTGTTCGGCATCGTGCTCGACCAGCTGTCCCGCCACGGCACGCCCGTGCTCGCCGACTACCGGTGGGCGCTGCTCTCGCTGGTCGCGATCTCGCTGTTCTCGACGTCGATGATGCTGATCTCGCTGGTCCGCCTGCGACGCCTGGCGCTCGGCCGCATCGCGGCGGGCGAGGAGGTCGCGCTCTCGGTCGTGGCGCACTGGTGGGACGGCGCGACGTACACCCGCCCCCGCCGCTGA
- a CDS encoding FtsX-like permease family protein, which produces MTTLRLWLLLRRRSSGSSDPAGLTSVLAVIAFAVTTAISLVVVGGLTAFVQRSLAVGASDDESLYIFLAAFATMLLLVPLATLGGAAARLAVARRDARLAALRLAGATNGQVATLTVLDAGVQAVLGAVIGVAGYAALLPAVAQLRFQGRPFDLAELWVGVPGVLAAVGGVLAIALFSSISSLGRVAITPLGVAARTTPPALHWFRLVSLVVAVGAVTAANAALGSAGGVVVIFVLMGLVAAGMATLNLLGPFVLGLIGRIAVARARTPATLLAGRRIVDDPKTAWRSVGGVALATFIAGITAVAALFGATGSGSPDDALISQDIATGGMLTLAIAGLLAGVSTGVMQAGRVIDQRQAYRNLVLAGTETRTLDAARFRETLVPLLAAVGTAAVAMLVIIVPLIGVGSFAQPVVLVQYVLSILGASALVLLGAAASTPVARRMVAQEA; this is translated from the coding sequence ATGACCACCCTGCGCCTGTGGCTCCTGCTGCGTCGTCGCAGCAGCGGCTCCTCCGACCCCGCCGGCCTGACGAGCGTGCTCGCGGTGATCGCCTTCGCGGTCACGACGGCGATCTCGCTCGTCGTCGTCGGCGGCCTGACCGCGTTCGTCCAGCGGTCCCTCGCGGTGGGGGCCTCCGACGACGAGTCGCTCTACATCTTCCTCGCGGCGTTCGCCACGATGCTGCTGCTGGTCCCGCTCGCGACGCTGGGCGGGGCGGCCGCCCGGCTCGCCGTCGCCCGTCGGGACGCGCGGCTCGCCGCGCTGCGTCTGGCCGGCGCCACCAACGGCCAGGTCGCGACGCTCACGGTGCTCGACGCCGGGGTGCAGGCCGTGCTCGGCGCCGTCATCGGCGTCGCGGGCTACGCGGCGCTGCTCCCCGCCGTCGCGCAGCTGCGGTTCCAGGGTCGGCCGTTCGACCTCGCGGAACTGTGGGTCGGCGTCCCCGGCGTCCTCGCCGCGGTCGGCGGCGTCCTCGCGATCGCCCTGTTCTCCTCGATCTCGAGCCTCGGCCGGGTGGCGATCACCCCGCTCGGCGTCGCGGCTCGCACCACGCCGCCGGCCCTGCACTGGTTCCGGCTCGTCTCGCTCGTCGTGGCGGTCGGTGCCGTCACGGCGGCCAACGCCGCCCTCGGCTCGGCCGGCGGCGTCGTCGTGATCTTCGTGCTCATGGGTCTGGTCGCCGCGGGCATGGCGACGCTCAACCTGCTCGGCCCGTTCGTGCTCGGCCTCATCGGGCGCATCGCCGTCGCCCGCGCCCGCACCCCCGCGACCCTGCTCGCCGGCCGCCGCATCGTCGACGACCCCAAGACGGCCTGGCGCAGCGTCGGCGGGGTCGCGCTGGCCACCTTCATCGCCGGCATCACCGCCGTCGCGGCCCTGTTCGGGGCGACGGGCAGCGGTTCGCCCGACGACGCGCTGATCTCGCAGGACATCGCCACCGGCGGCATGCTCACGCTGGCGATCGCCGGGCTGCTCGCGGGCGTCTCGACCGGTGTCATGCAGGCCGGCCGGGTCATCGACCAGCGTCAGGCGTACCGCAACCTCGTGCTGGCCGGCACCGAGACCCGGACGCTCGACGCCGCCCGGTTCCGCGAGACCCTCGTCCCCCTGCTGGCCGCGGTGGGCACGGCCGCCGTCGCGATGCTCGTGATCATCGTGCCGCTCATCGGGGTCGGGTCGTTCGCGCAGCCCGTCGTGCTCGTGCAGTACGTCCTGAGCATCCTCGGCGCGAGCGCGCTGGTGCTGCTCGGCGCGGCCGCGAGCACGCCGGTCGCCCGCCGGATGGTGGCCCAGGAGGCCTGA
- a CDS encoding ABC transporter ATP-binding protein encodes MTSNRSLEALALTKTYGTATSATHALLGVDLTIRTGESVAIMGPSGSGKTTLLHLLAGVLAPTAGDTLWGGRSLGSMSDKERTALRRQDFGFVFQSGQLLPELPADENAALPLLLDGVARPEATARARQWLSHLGLGGMESRRPGELSGGQAQRVAIARALVGSPGVIFADEPTGALDRTTGWEVMKALTTAARAQGASLVVVTHDLEVARWCRRIVEMRDGRIVRELSQTAGDGGTTAQPGAPEAPQAHEPPQAHAVPTSFQAVTR; translated from the coding sequence ATGACCAGCAACCGCTCCCTCGAGGCCCTCGCGCTCACCAAGACCTACGGCACCGCCACCAGCGCGACGCACGCGCTGCTCGGTGTCGACCTCACGATCCGAACGGGTGAGTCGGTCGCGATCATGGGCCCGTCCGGCTCCGGCAAGACGACCCTCCTCCACCTGCTCGCCGGCGTCCTCGCCCCGACCGCGGGCGACACCCTCTGGGGCGGCCGCTCGCTCGGCTCGATGAGCGACAAGGAGCGCACCGCGCTGCGCCGCCAGGACTTCGGCTTCGTGTTCCAGTCCGGCCAGCTCCTGCCCGAGCTCCCCGCGGACGAGAACGCCGCGCTGCCGCTGCTGCTCGACGGCGTGGCTCGCCCCGAGGCGACGGCTCGCGCCCGGCAGTGGCTGAGCCACCTCGGCCTGGGCGGCATGGAGTCCCGCCGCCCTGGCGAGCTCTCCGGCGGTCAGGCGCAGCGCGTCGCGATCGCCCGCGCCCTGGTCGGCAGCCCCGGCGTCATCTTCGCCGACGAGCCCACCGGCGCCCTCGACCGCACCACCGGCTGGGAGGTCATGAAGGCGCTCACGACGGCGGCGCGCGCCCAGGGCGCGTCCCTCGTCGTCGTCACGCACGACCTCGAGGTCGCCCGCTGGTGCCGGCGGATCGTGGAGATGCGCGACGGACGCATCGTGCGCGAGCTGAGCCAGACGGCGGGCGACGGCGGGACGACGGCGCAGCCCGGCGCCCCCGAGGCGCCCCAGGCGCACGAGCCGCCCCAGGCGCACGCCGTCCCCACCTCGTTCCAGGCGGTGACCCGATGA
- a CDS encoding transcriptional regulator, whose translation MTDRDAGPATALDATPAPHPRTELDAELSAPLRLSIVAALSRVGEAEFAAVRDAVETNDAELSRQVSRLEKAGYLEVSKQRSGRYAKTWLSLTAEGLAVFRGHVDALRRITG comes from the coding sequence GTGACCGACCGGGACGCCGGGCCGGCGACCGCCCTCGACGCCACGCCGGCACCGCATCCCCGCACCGAGCTCGACGCCGAGCTCAGCGCCCCGCTCCGGCTCTCCATCGTCGCCGCCCTCTCCCGGGTCGGCGAGGCCGAGTTCGCCGCCGTCCGCGACGCCGTCGAGACGAACGACGCCGAGCTCTCCCGCCAGGTCTCCCGGCTCGAGAAGGCCGGCTACCTCGAGGTCTCCAAGCAGCGCTCGGGCCGCTATGCCAAGACCTGGCTGTCGCTCACGGCCGAGGGGCTCGCGGTGTTCCGGGGGCACGTCGACGCCCTGCGCCGCATCACCGGCTGA
- a CDS encoding DUF4232 domain-containing protein — MPPDPVVATIPSGGDPVHPGSSPARTAAPWRRLAWLTLPVLTAAAVLLADALRTWAAGSLVAASWHSLDPWLPTVLPARVGWAVAPWPALLTTATLATVVLVTAALALVVLRAVAERRRVLRFLLLWLAAVVGGVVAVGATQLGDVLHVIDLFGGRGGSWIRTFTLPALVAAVRWGLVWGLVPALLTTLLVPARVPPDVLGPWSRRAPVLLLLAAVVAGLWLTSTARSASVSTMTEVATPEPTADPGPSDPPPTVAPGDGSAAANALPGRCDEADLVTTAAHTDAATGRRFGVATTTNTGDATCLVVGLPDLAFADEDGDAVVPVVEPWGGFSDGGVPGDGVLEQVDLGVPVTLEPGASATAELTWRGSGAGAITVEKVLVAPWPGAQRTVVDEWMDLETGAILGVAPWRAAPDPASAVD; from the coding sequence GTGCCGCCCGATCCCGTTGTCGCGACGATCCCCAGCGGCGGCGACCCGGTCCACCCCGGATCCTCGCCCGCGCGCACCGCAGCCCCCTGGCGACGTCTCGCGTGGCTCACCCTGCCCGTCCTCACCGCCGCGGCGGTCCTGCTCGCCGACGCCCTTCGCACGTGGGCGGCCGGCTCCCTCGTCGCTGCGTCCTGGCACAGCCTCGATCCGTGGTTGCCGACCGTGCTGCCGGCGCGGGTGGGTTGGGCCGTGGCGCCGTGGCCGGCCCTGCTGACGACGGCGACCCTCGCCACCGTCGTCCTCGTCACCGCGGCGCTCGCGCTCGTCGTGCTCCGGGCCGTGGCCGAGCGCCGTCGCGTCCTCCGGTTCCTCCTGCTGTGGCTCGCCGCCGTGGTGGGCGGCGTGGTGGCGGTCGGGGCGACGCAGCTCGGGGACGTGCTGCACGTCATCGACCTGTTCGGCGGGCGAGGCGGGTCGTGGATACGGACCTTCACGCTCCCGGCGCTCGTCGCGGCGGTGCGGTGGGGACTGGTCTGGGGGCTCGTCCCGGCGCTGCTGACGACGCTGCTGGTTCCGGCGCGGGTGCCGCCCGACGTTCTCGGGCCGTGGTCGAGGCGGGCGCCCGTGCTGCTCCTGCTCGCCGCCGTGGTCGCCGGGCTCTGGCTGACGAGCACGGCGCGTTCCGCGAGCGTCTCGACCATGACGGAGGTGGCCACCCCCGAGCCCACCGCCGACCCCGGGCCCAGCGATCCGCCGCCCACGGTCGCGCCGGGCGACGGGTCCGCAGCGGCGAACGCTCTCCCCGGTCGCTGCGACGAGGCCGACCTCGTCACCACCGCCGCGCACACCGATGCCGCGACGGGGAGGCGGTTCGGCGTCGCGACGACGACCAACACGGGAGACGCCACGTGCTTGGTGGTCGGACTGCCCGACCTCGCGTTCGCGGACGAGGACGGCGACGCCGTCGTCCCGGTGGTCGAGCCGTGGGGCGGGTTCTCCGACGGCGGCGTCCCCGGCGACGGCGTGCTCGAGCAGGTCGACCTCGGCGTCCCGGTGACGCTCGAGCCCGGAGCGAGCGCGACGGCGGAGCTCACCTGGCGGGGGAGCGGCGCCGGTGCGATCACGGTCGAGAAGGTGCTGGTCGCGCCTTGGCCGGGCGCACAGCGCACGGTCGTCGACGAGTGGATGGACCTGGAGACGGGCGCGATCCTCGGCGTCGCCCCGTGGCGCGCCGCGCCCGACCCTGCCTCCGCCGTCGACTGA
- a CDS encoding TetR/AcrR family transcriptional regulator, whose amino-acid sequence MPTSASPVNRVPNRGPAAAVENRSAILEAARRLFAERGFHVPLNAIAKEAGVGQGVLYRHFPHRLGLAFAAFEDNLATFETLAGDPSPSTFGRLWNLLLEQTVREAAFVEMMLEARLARSEYDGETRLRVALASALERAQAAGAVTDQLDVSGVLLAWRMAFGIVATAPSPDEAWTSLEVAFRDAAEGALAVVRG is encoded by the coding sequence GTGCCCACCTCCGCCTCGCCCGTCAACAGGGTCCCCAACCGGGGCCCGGCCGCCGCCGTCGAGAATCGGAGCGCGATCCTCGAGGCGGCCCGCCGGCTGTTCGCCGAGCGTGGCTTCCACGTGCCGCTCAACGCGATCGCGAAGGAGGCCGGAGTCGGCCAGGGCGTGCTGTACCGGCACTTCCCCCACCGCCTCGGCCTCGCGTTCGCCGCCTTCGAGGACAACCTCGCGACCTTCGAGACGCTCGCCGGCGACCCGTCACCGTCGACCTTCGGGCGACTGTGGAACCTGCTCCTGGAGCAGACGGTCCGCGAGGCCGCGTTCGTGGAGATGATGCTCGAGGCGCGGCTCGCGCGCTCGGAGTACGACGGCGAGACGCGCCTCCGCGTCGCGCTCGCCTCCGCGCTGGAGCGGGCGCAGGCCGCCGGGGCGGTCACGGATCAGCTCGACGTCTCAGGGGTGCTGCTCGCGTGGCGGATGGCGTTCGGGATCGTGGCGACGGCGCCGTCGCCCGATGAGGCGTGGACCTCGCTGGAGGTCGCGTTCCGCGACGCCGCCGAGGGCGCGCTGGCGGTCGTGCGGGGCTGA